A window of the Nitrosopumilus ureiphilus genome harbors these coding sequences:
- a CDS encoding M12 family metallo-peptidase, whose translation MLYNDLYNRWVDDTRQRHLVHLASGKSLSGESGVAAQLGIANPKQNGYGLSEQDPNHSSYFRNTLFAHEIGHNFGAIHDAQGLSNGDTP comes from the coding sequence TTGTTGTATAATGATCTGTATAACAGATGGGTTGATGATACAAGACAACGACATCTTGTACATTTAGCTAGTGGCAAATCTCTGAGTGGTGAATCTGGTGTAGCTGCCCAGTTAGGAATAGCAAATCCTAAACAGAATGGATATGGCTTATCTGAACAGGATCCTAATCACTCAAGTTACTTTCGTAACACCTTGTTTGCCCATGAGATTGGACACAACTTTGGCGCAATACATGATGCACAAGGACTGTCTAACGGAGATACACCATAA
- a CDS encoding helix-turn-helix transcriptional regulator — protein MTEIILEMLGDNDYRKMLDMLIDKSMKPQEILNEIDIPQASGYRKIEALVNAGLLVEDEKIQGTSGRPAVKLTTLYRGLNMNVVKNRVTMQVKISRSMLEKSTILSTLYSV, from the coding sequence ATGACAGAAATTATTCTTGAGATGCTAGGTGACAATGATTACAGAAAAATGTTAGACATGCTAATTGACAAGTCAATGAAACCGCAAGAGATACTAAATGAAATCGACATCCCGCAAGCATCGGGGTATAGAAAGATTGAGGCACTAGTCAATGCAGGGTTGTTGGTAGAAGATGAAAAAATACAAGGAACCAGTGGAAGGCCTGCAGTGAAATTGACCACACTTTACCGCGGGCTGAATATGAATGTTGTAAAAAACAGAGTCACAATGCAAGTAAAGATTAGCAGAAGCATGCTGGAGAAGAGTACGATTTTAAGTACGTTGTATTCTGTGTGA
- a CDS encoding winged helix-turn-helix domain-containing protein codes for MSEDSIIIQVFGASPQMRIVDFFLEFPTNEFTINEIVENVGMSKTTATKYVEALNQQELIKTTKKIGKTQPYTINMKNPVIQMIKNAVGIMSDKVADNQLSDEKLLMKIRKSAVTSESLMSRKKLLQTELKYTNEHLKTIPAQ; via the coding sequence ATGAGTGAGGATTCAATAATAATTCAGGTATTTGGTGCATCTCCACAAATGAGAATTGTTGATTTTTTCTTGGAATTTCCTACAAATGAGTTTACGATTAATGAAATAGTAGAAAATGTAGGTATGAGTAAGACAACTGCAACCAAATATGTTGAGGCATTAAATCAACAAGAACTCATCAAAACCACAAAGAAAATAGGTAAAACACAACCATACACGATAAACATGAAAAACCCCGTTATTCAAATGATAAAAAATGCCGTAGGAATTATGAGTGACAAGGTGGCAGACAATCAATTATCCGATGAGAAACTATTGATGAAGATAAGAAAAAGTGCAGTAACGTCAGAATCTTTAATGAGTAGAAAAAAATTACTGCAAACAGAACTAAAATATACAAACGAACATCTAAAAACCATTCCAGCACAATAA
- a CDS encoding glycerate kinase type-2 family protein has protein sequence MIIQNFKELSTTDKKKDCLEILEAGLEAADPQNIIPKYVTPNEIKINGKVFNIGKYSNIYSVAFGKAGDSMTRALNAIVPIKNGIVVIPKGSKSLIKGKKFQIFNSRHPQPDKTSVKAAKEVMKFVQNKRSDELIIFLVSGGGSSLLAMPDEITLDDKVHVTKLLLKTGVTIQEFNCIRKHLSKIKGGKLIENMKCHGVSLVMSDVEGDDLSSIASGTTYMDDTTYADALEIIDKYKIRWKMPTEVLQILEKGLNEKTNETPKKAQIENYIVATNKDCLEAMQKKAEDIGYKVSTMQIFGDIKDAVPKILENISDNQNTCLIFGGETTVKVLGKGVGGRNQELVLRVLKNTQKSKKMVIASMGTDGIDGNSRFAGAVIENIKVDLSVMKEFLKNSDSGRFFQKQKGNIVTDFTHTNLMDIGVILR, from the coding sequence ATGATTATACAAAATTTCAAAGAGTTGTCAACTACAGATAAGAAAAAAGACTGCCTTGAAATTTTAGAGGCAGGTCTCGAAGCTGCAGATCCTCAAAATATCATTCCAAAGTATGTCACACCTAATGAAATTAAGATAAATGGCAAAGTGTTCAATATTGGAAAATATTCAAACATCTATTCTGTGGCATTTGGAAAAGCAGGAGATTCAATGACAAGGGCGCTAAACGCAATAGTTCCCATAAAAAATGGAATTGTCGTAATTCCCAAAGGTTCCAAATCACTAATCAAAGGAAAGAAATTCCAGATTTTCAATTCCAGACATCCCCAACCTGATAAAACAAGCGTAAAAGCTGCAAAAGAAGTAATGAAATTTGTCCAAAATAAGCGAAGTGATGAATTAATAATTTTTCTTGTCTCAGGTGGAGGATCCTCGCTTCTTGCAATGCCTGATGAAATTACTTTAGATGACAAAGTCCATGTTACAAAATTACTTTTAAAAACTGGCGTAACAATTCAAGAGTTCAATTGCATTAGGAAACACCTATCAAAAATCAAAGGTGGAAAATTAATTGAGAATATGAAATGTCATGGAGTAAGTCTGGTAATGTCAGATGTTGAAGGAGATGATCTTTCATCTATTGCATCAGGTACAACATACATGGATGATACAACATATGCAGACGCATTAGAAATAATTGACAAATACAAAATTCGATGGAAGATGCCAACTGAAGTTTTACAGATTCTAGAAAAGGGATTAAATGAAAAAACTAATGAAACACCAAAAAAAGCCCAAATTGAAAATTACATTGTTGCAACTAACAAGGATTGTTTAGAAGCAATGCAAAAAAAAGCTGAAGATATCGGATACAAAGTATCTACAATGCAAATTTTTGGAGATATTAAAGATGCAGTACCAAAAATTCTTGAAAATATTTCAGATAATCAAAATACATGTCTGATTTTTGGGGGCGAGACAACAGTGAAAGTTTTAGGAAAAGGAGTGGGCGGCAGAAATCAAGAATTAGTTTTAAGAGTTTTAAAAAACACTCAAAAATCAAAAAAAATGGTTATTGCATCAATGGGGACAGATGGAATAGATGGGAATTCTCGATTTGCAGGTGCAGTTATAGAAAATATCAAAGTGGATTTGAGCGTGATGAAAGAATTTCTTAAAAATAGCGATTCAGGCAGATTCTTTCAAAAGCAAAAAGGAAATATTGTCACAGATTTTACACATACAAATCTAATGGACATTGGTGTGATTTTAAGATGA
- a CDS encoding ATP-binding protein → MKIRGIITNILQNAVQAIGLKGEINISLEEDTDYAIIKITDSGPGIPDENIEQIFEPMFTTKDEGTGLGLASCKQFLEMHNGSIAVNNNPTAFTIKLPKIRSESI, encoded by the coding sequence ATGAAAATTAGGGGAATTATTACAAATATTCTACAAAATGCTGTTCAAGCAATTGGTCTTAAAGGTGAAATAAACATTAGTCTTGAAGAAGATACAGATTACGCAATAATTAAAATCACTGATTCAGGACCGGGAATTCCAGATGAAAATATTGAACAGATTTTTGAGCCAATGTTTACCACAAAAGATGAAGGAACGGGTTTGGGTTTGGCATCCTGTAAACAATTTTTAGAAATGCATAATGGCTCAATTGCAGTAAATAATAATCCCACTGCATTTACAATTAAACTGCCAAAAATTAGATCTGAATCCATCTGA
- a CDS encoding adenylate/guanylate cyclase domain-containing protein produces MSKESLTNLMLKNSENILKQNIVSDDEHEEFHVSVLGSQKQLCVGIIDIVNSTKTVARLPQNKYSIYYEIFLNHMGKIIYHFNGKILKTLGDGILFYFPETVNSERIFGFLDCIESGFSMIESHEKLNQLLIVDSLPSINFRVSLDYGQVTMMKTSEWILDLLGPTINICAKINHSCEINSMIIGSDLYEQIKAIPEYKFEKTGNTSLGLKHDYQFYKVNRKKS; encoded by the coding sequence ATGTCAAAAGAATCATTAACAAATTTGATGTTGAAAAATTCAGAGAATATTCTAAAACAAAATATAGTTTCAGATGATGAACATGAGGAATTTCATGTCTCAGTTTTGGGAAGTCAAAAGCAATTATGTGTTGGAATTATTGACATTGTAAATTCTACAAAAACCGTAGCCAGGTTACCCCAAAACAAGTATTCCATTTACTATGAAATATTTTTAAATCATATGGGCAAGATAATTTACCATTTCAACGGAAAAATCCTCAAAACCTTGGGTGATGGAATTTTATTTTATTTCCCTGAAACTGTTAATTCTGAAAGAATATTTGGTTTTTTGGATTGCATTGAATCTGGTTTTTCCATGATCGAGTCACATGAAAAATTAAATCAATTATTAATTGTAGATTCACTTCCATCAATTAATTTTAGAGTTAGTCTTGATTATGGACAAGTAACTATGATGAAGACTTCGGAATGGATACTTGATCTTCTAGGTCCTACTATAAACATATGTGCAAAAATTAACCATTCATGTGAAATCAATAGTATGATTATAGGCAGTGATCTATATGAGCAGATAAAAGCAATACCTGAGTACAAATTTGAAAAAACAGGAAACACATCACTTGGTTTGAAACATGATTATCAGTTCTACAAAGTCAATAGAAAAAAATCATAA
- a CDS encoding exonuclease — MTKNGILCEVNEKRVYLDPKNSDADGINFVSHAHSDHLPTKNGGIILSSIETNEIANLRGFKMENHVESLEAFSLIDSGHILGAKGLLFDDIFYTGDVCTRDRGFLKGAKIPKCKTLITECTFGLPEFVFPKMAEIQKQVNELISELYGKGIPVILMGYQLGKAQTITQLFGHWGPLYFHDSVKDMNLLHQKFGVSLKDGIGHSDAEKNGLLEKKPWVMVAPMMSSKNKFIQDMKSKYGAVTIGFSGWAQSSRFSFGRRTDYSIPMSDHCDYNELVEMVVQSGAEQVYTIHGFVDEFAQQLRKIGINAQPLIENSLDDFT; from the coding sequence ATTACTAAAAATGGAATCCTGTGTGAGGTCAATGAAAAACGTGTTTACTTGGATCCTAAAAACAGTGATGCAGACGGAATCAATTTTGTATCCCATGCTCATTCTGATCATCTTCCAACTAAAAACGGCGGCATCATCTTATCATCAATTGAGACAAATGAAATAGCTAATCTTCGTGGCTTTAAAATGGAAAACCATGTGGAATCACTGGAGGCTTTTTCTCTAATTGACAGTGGCCATATTCTTGGTGCCAAGGGTTTGCTTTTTGATGATATTTTCTATACTGGAGATGTTTGTACAAGGGATAGAGGTTTTCTAAAAGGCGCAAAAATTCCAAAATGTAAAACATTGATTACTGAATGCACGTTTGGATTACCTGAATTTGTTTTTCCAAAAATGGCGGAAATTCAAAAACAAGTAAATGAATTGATTTCTGAACTTTATGGTAAAGGCATACCTGTAATTTTAATGGGATATCAATTGGGAAAAGCACAAACCATCACACAACTATTTGGCCATTGGGGGCCACTTTACTTTCATGATTCTGTTAAAGATATGAATTTACTTCATCAAAAATTTGGAGTTTCATTAAAGGATGGGATTGGTCACTCAGATGCTGAAAAAAATGGATTGCTTGAGAAAAAACCATGGGTGATGGTAGCGCCAATGATGTCAAGTAAAAATAAATTCATTCAGGACATGAAATCAAAATATGGTGCAGTAACAATTGGGTTTAGTGGATGGGCTCAATCTTCTAGATTCTCTTTTGGACGAAGAACTGATTATTCAATTCCAATGAGTGATCACTGTGATTATAATGAACTTGTAGAAATGGTAGTACAATCAGGAGCAGAACAAGTTTACACAATTCATGGTTTTGTAGATGAGTTTGCCCAACAATTACGAAAAATTGGCATTAATGCTCAACCACTAATAGAGAATTCTTTAGATGACTTTACTTAG
- a CDS encoding ribbon-helix-helix domain-containing protein, producing MADWSAVRMPKEMSDEIEKFLNTAKAKRSGYTSKTQFVVSAVRELLEKYSK from the coding sequence ATGGCTGATTGGTCTGCAGTGCGTATGCCTAAAGAAATGAGCGATGAGATTGAAAAATTTCTCAATACTGCAAAGGCAAAAAGATCTGGTTATACTAGTAAGACACAGTTTGTGGTGTCTGCTGTAAGGGAATTGCTTGAAAAATACTCAAAGTAA
- the purN gene encoding phosphoribosylglycinamide formyltransferase, with translation MLNLGILISGRGSNMENILKSIKSKKIPINPAVVISNRTDARGLKIAGNLGINTEVIESKGFEGSRADYDKKIISILKKYGVTPENGLVCLAGFMRIISPQFVKEYKNRIINIHPALLPSFTGLNAQKQALEYGAKYSGCTVHFVDAEMDTGPVIIQAVVKIKENDTEESLSKRILKEEHRIYPEAVNLIARNKVRVFGRKTIIT, from the coding sequence TTGCTAAATCTAGGAATTCTAATCTCAGGTCGTGGGAGCAACATGGAGAATATTCTAAAGTCAATTAAAAGTAAAAAGATCCCAATTAACCCAGCAGTAGTCATTTCAAACAGAACCGATGCAAGAGGCCTAAAAATTGCAGGGAATCTAGGGATCAACACAGAGGTTATTGAGAGCAAAGGTTTTGAAGGAAGTAGAGCAGATTATGACAAAAAAATTATCTCAATTCTAAAAAAATATGGAGTCACCCCAGAAAATGGACTTGTATGTCTTGCAGGATTTATGAGAATAATCAGTCCACAATTTGTAAAAGAATACAAAAATAGAATAATCAACATTCATCCAGCATTGCTCCCAAGTTTTACAGGGCTAAATGCACAAAAACAGGCATTAGAGTATGGTGCAAAGTATTCAGGATGTACAGTTCATTTTGTTGATGCAGAAATGGATACTGGACCAGTAATAATCCAGGCAGTTGTAAAAATCAAAGAAAATGATACAGAAGAATCATTATCAAAAAGAATTCTAAAAGAAGAACACAGAATCTATCCCGAAGCAGTAAATCTAATTGCCAGGAATAAAGTCAGAGTTTTTGGGAGAAAAACCATCATCACTTAA
- a CDS encoding cupin domain-containing protein produces MKLDYDLNSYLEKIKKSNSYFYTFINRTSLAAGILVLQPGKEDTQEPHDSDEVYYVISGDGFLKIKDKDYTVSKDKLFFVAKDVEHFFHGNTKELKVLYFFGGPDS; encoded by the coding sequence TTGAAACTTGATTATGACCTGAATTCATATCTTGAAAAAATTAAAAAAAGCAATTCTTATTTTTACACTTTTATTAATCGTACTAGTCTTGCTGCCGGCATTTTGGTTTTACAGCCAGGCAAGGAAGACACTCAAGAACCCCATGATAGTGATGAAGTATACTATGTCATCTCAGGTGATGGTTTTTTGAAAATTAAAGACAAAGATTACACAGTTTCAAAAGATAAATTATTTTTTGTTGCAAAAGACGTAGAGCATTTTTTTCATGGAAACACTAAAGAGCTTAAAGTTTTGTATTTTTTTGGCGGCCCTGATTCTTAA
- a CDS encoding antibiotic biosynthesis monooxygenase family protein produces the protein MMADVQLKDGAEDDFKKWFSESNKVLANFPGFISRRFLKSNDGSYRIVVEHESKETFIRMHNSPEHDKLHPEGHSYMSAPPARKTFSIAAE, from the coding sequence ATGATGGCGGATGTTCAACTCAAAGATGGTGCTGAAGATGATTTTAAAAAATGGTTTTCAGAATCAAACAAAGTACTGGCAAACTTTCCAGGGTTTATCTCTAGACGCTTTCTAAAATCTAATGATGGGAGCTATAGGATTGTTGTAGAGCATGAAAGCAAAGAAACTTTCATCCGAATGCATAATAGCCCTGAGCATGATAAACTTCATCCTGAGGGGCATTCTTACATGAGTGCTCCACCTGCAAGAAAAACATTTTCAATTGCTGCTGAATAA
- a CDS encoding bifunctional 5,10-methylenetetrahydrofolate dehydrogenase/5,10-methenyltetrahydrofolate cyclohydrolase: MAGIKIDGKAIAQSVKDRVKKAAEELKAQGISPCLATILIGDNPASATYVRNKHIACKEVGIATKDHKLDSNITQMELNKIIDNLNMDSSVHGILVQLPLPEQLDEFATTSRISPLKDVDGLTPHNAGLLSMKKAALVACTPSGVMEMFEYHEIDLEGKNIVLINRSNLVGKPLYHLLLEKNATVITCHSKTKNLTEFCKSADIIITAVGDRNKFTLTPEMIKEGAIVIDVAISRFQEKLVGDSDYEKIIKKASFATPVPGGVGPMTVAMLLKNTITAASLSNQIGRQS, from the coding sequence ATGGCAGGCATTAAGATTGACGGCAAAGCAATTGCCCAATCAGTCAAAGATAGGGTCAAAAAGGCAGCAGAAGAACTCAAAGCCCAAGGAATTAGCCCTTGTTTGGCCACGATTTTGATTGGAGACAACCCAGCATCTGCAACGTATGTGAGAAACAAACACATTGCATGTAAAGAAGTGGGAATTGCAACAAAAGATCACAAACTTGATTCAAATATTACTCAAATGGAACTGAATAAAATTATTGATAACCTAAACATGGATAGTTCGGTACACGGAATACTAGTTCAACTGCCATTGCCGGAACAGTTAGATGAATTTGCAACCACATCAAGAATCTCACCACTAAAAGATGTAGATGGATTGACTCCACACAATGCAGGATTGCTATCTATGAAAAAAGCAGCACTTGTTGCATGTACACCATCAGGAGTAATGGAGATGTTTGAATATCATGAAATTGATTTGGAAGGAAAAAATATTGTTCTAATTAATAGAAGCAATCTCGTAGGAAAGCCGCTTTATCACCTATTATTAGAAAAGAATGCAACTGTGATTACATGTCATTCTAAAACAAAGAATCTCACTGAGTTTTGTAAATCTGCAGATATCATCATTACAGCAGTAGGAGATAGAAACAAATTCACATTGACGCCGGAGATGATTAAAGAGGGTGCAATAGTTATCGATGTTGCAATATCACGATTTCAAGAAAAACTGGTAGGGGATTCAGATTATGAAAAAATTATTAAAAAAGCATCTTTTGCAACACCAGTTCCAGGAGGAGTTGGCCCCATGACAGTTGCCATGTTATTAAAAAATACAATCACTGCAGCATCACTGAGTAATCAAATTGGAAGGCAATCCTAA
- a CDS encoding 5-formyltetrahydrofolate cyclo-ligase has product MEGNPKKDSLRNLLLEKRDNTSFDLLKIASEKMQKKLKKIYAFKNAKKIGAYYPIQSEIFTQDIIQELISNGKEVFLPKVIGEKIEFRKIKDFSSLEQGRFDIMEPKDDCTTDNNLDVILIPTVGISPDGVRLGYGHGFYDKFLAENNTATIALTLEKQIVKNIPKSDHDVIIDWIVTEDRFFQTQR; this is encoded by the coding sequence TTGGAAGGCAATCCTAAAAAAGATTCACTCAGAAATCTTCTTTTGGAAAAAAGAGACAACACATCTTTTGATCTACTGAAGATTGCAAGTGAGAAGATGCAGAAAAAATTAAAAAAGATTTATGCATTCAAAAATGCCAAAAAAATTGGAGCCTATTATCCAATTCAAAGTGAAATTTTCACACAAGACATCATTCAAGAATTAATCAGCAACGGAAAAGAGGTATTTTTACCAAAAGTAATTGGAGAGAAGATTGAATTTAGGAAAATAAAGGATTTTTCGAGCCTAGAGCAGGGGAGATTTGACATCATGGAGCCCAAAGACGACTGTACAACAGACAACAACCTAGATGTAATTTTAATCCCAACTGTAGGTATTTCTCCAGATGGAGTAAGGTTAGGATACGGTCATGGGTTCTATGATAAATTCCTAGCAGAAAATAATACAGCAACAATTGCCTTAACTTTGGAAAAACAAATTGTGAAAAATATTCCAAAATCAGATCATGATGTAATTATCGATTGGATTGTGACAGAAGACAGATTTTTTCAGACTCAGAGATAA
- the purD gene encoding phosphoribosylamine--glycine ligase, translating to MVNILVVGSGGREHALSWKLSQSDKVETVFTAPGNGGTENNISIDVNNLDELADFAQKNNCFTVVGPEDPLAAGIVDKFNQRNLKVFGPSQMAAQLESSKIWAKNFMKRNNIPTARFEIFDDAHKAQDYVKSLDYNVVVKADGLAAGKGVIVCNSAGEAVVAIQRILVKKTFGDAGNRIIIEERIDGVEASYIALSDGEIALPMASSQDHKRIFDDDRGPNTGGMGAYSPTPIITDVLAEKIQKKIIDKTIHSMKNEGIPFKGFLYAGIMIRDGEPYVLEYNVRMGDPECQPIVMRMDFDLYNYFVASIEGKLSDMPLPTWKNQYAVCVVLASKGYPESYAQDEEISGFDLIPNESYVFHAGTKKVDGKILSNGGRVLGVTALGDSLDDAINNAYAASDKISWNNKYCRKDIGKKGLSYL from the coding sequence TTGGTAAATATACTTGTAGTCGGCTCTGGAGGAAGAGAGCATGCATTATCATGGAAATTATCTCAAAGCGATAAAGTTGAAACAGTTTTTACAGCTCCGGGAAATGGTGGGACTGAAAACAATATATCAATTGATGTCAATAACTTGGATGAATTAGCTGATTTTGCTCAAAAAAATAATTGTTTTACAGTAGTTGGACCTGAGGATCCTTTGGCTGCAGGAATTGTTGATAAATTCAATCAGCGAAATCTCAAAGTTTTTGGCCCTTCTCAAATGGCCGCACAACTTGAGTCAAGTAAGATTTGGGCCAAGAATTTCATGAAGCGCAATAATATCCCAACAGCCAGATTTGAAATATTTGATGATGCTCATAAGGCCCAGGACTATGTGAAATCACTTGATTACAACGTGGTGGTAAAAGCAGATGGTCTTGCAGCAGGAAAAGGAGTCATTGTTTGCAATAGTGCTGGGGAGGCAGTAGTTGCGATTCAAAGAATTCTTGTCAAAAAAACATTTGGTGATGCTGGAAATCGAATTATCATTGAGGAGAGAATTGATGGTGTTGAGGCATCATACATTGCACTTTCTGATGGAGAAATAGCCCTCCCAATGGCTTCTAGTCAGGATCATAAGAGGATTTTTGATGATGACCGAGGTCCTAACACTGGTGGAATGGGTGCATATTCTCCTACGCCAATTATTACAGATGTCTTGGCAGAAAAAATACAAAAAAAGATTATTGATAAAACTATACACTCTATGAAAAATGAAGGTATTCCGTTCAAGGGATTTTTGTATGCTGGAATTATGATTAGGGATGGTGAACCATATGTTTTGGAATACAATGTTAGGATGGGTGATCCTGAATGCCAGCCAATTGTAATGCGAATGGATTTTGATTTGTATAATTATTTTGTTGCAAGCATTGAAGGCAAACTGTCTGATATGCCTTTACCTACTTGGAAAAATCAATATGCTGTATGTGTTGTTTTGGCATCAAAAGGATATCCAGAGTCATATGCCCAAGATGAAGAGATTTCAGGTTTTGATTTAATTCCAAATGAATCATATGTTTTTCATGCTGGTACAAAAAAAGTAGATGGAAAAATTCTTTCAAATGGTGGACGAGTTTTAGGTGTTACGGCTTTGGGTGATAGTTTGGATGATGCAATTAACAATGCATATGCTGCGTCTGATAAAATATCTTGGAATAATAAATACTGCAGAAAAGATATTGGTAAAAAAGGATTGTCTTATCTCTGA